In Rhododendron vialii isolate Sample 1 chromosome 9a, ASM3025357v1, the following are encoded in one genomic region:
- the LOC131300063 gene encoding 65-kDa microtubule-associated protein 3-like codes for MSKVQNDPLLQVETTCGSLLYELQIIWDEVGEPETERDKMLLELEQECLEVYRRKVDYANRCRAQLRQAIADSEAELAAICSAMGERPVHIRQSDQNLGSLKEELRAIIPQLEEMQKRKLERRNQFVEVLEQIRKISNEIHRSSEYPPTSTAVDETDLSSRKLEELHRELQALQKEKSDRLNHVLDLLNTLNSLCLVLGIDFKQTVTEVHPSLGNDSEGTKNMSDETIKRLTVAIQRLREVKLQRMQRLQDLATSMLELWNLMDTPIEEQQMFQNVTCNIAASEHEITEPNMLSEEFINYVEAEVSRLEELKASKMKELVLKKRFELDEICRKTHLVAESDSAVEIAIAAIESGAVDPACVLEQIEVQIAKVKEEAFSRKEILEKVEKWLAACEEECWLEEYNRDENRYNVGRGGHLILKRAEKARVLVNKLPGMVEALASKTTAWENERGIEFIYDGIRLLSMLEEYTILRQEKEQELKRQRDQKKLQGQLIAEQEALFGSKPSPMKLQNGKKGPRLSTGGASNRRLSVGGTMMQTPKANPIIPIKATPNTRQAKKSDRLHPIDQINHHRDDAFAALAAVNVREVDSPMKRKPFSPISSTESSKSNATNLIMEDLNRKQNEMAQKTLRNNTQFATPKKIYAAEEENWTPKAMPIPVPPTPATVSVPMQTAMTPAPFSGNRVDEIPEEIEYSFEEIRFGFVLPRTNLKEVIQV; via the exons ATGTCTAAGGTCCAGAACGATCCGCTTTTGCAAGTGGAAACCACATGTGGATCTCTCTTATACGAACTCCAG ATAATATGGGATGAAGTTGGGGAACCTGAAACTGAGAGGGATAAGATGTTGCTGGAGCTTGAGCAAGAGTGTCTGGAAGTATACAGAAGAAAGGTAGATTATGCAAATCGCTGTAGAGCGCAACTACGGCAAGCAATCGCTGATTCTGAAGCAGAGCTTGCAGCTATCTGCTCCGCAATGGGAGAAAGACCAGTACATATCAGGCAG TCTGATCAAAACCTTGGAAGCTTGAAGGAAGAGCTCAGAGCTATAATCCCACAGTTGGAGGAGATGCAGAAGAGAAAATTGGAGAGACGGAATCAATTTGTTGAAGTTCTAGAACAAATCCGGAAGATATCAAATGAGATACATAGATCTTCTGAATACCCTCCTACCAGCACAGCTGTCGATGAGACTGACTTGTCTTCAAGAAAGCTGGAGGAGCTACATAGAGAGCTCCAGGCacttcaaaaagaaaag AGTGATCGCCTGAATCATGTGCTGGACCTCCTGAATACATTGAATTCACTGTGCTTGGTGCTTGGCATAGATTTCAAGCAAACAGTTACTGAGGTTCATCCTAGTCTAGGTAACGATTCTGAAGGAACGAAGAACATGAGTGATGAAACTATTAAGCGGTTGACAGTTGCAATACAAAGATTGCGAGAGGTTAAATTACAGAGGATGCAGCGG CTCCAAGATCTCGCAACTTCAATGTTGGAGCTTTGGAATCTTATGGACACACCAATCGAAGAGCAACAGATGTTTCAGAATGTTACCTGTAATATAGCTGCTTCAGAACATGAAATAACAGAACCCAACATGCTTTCTGAAGAATTCATCAACTAT GTTGAGGCAGAAGTTTCTAGGCTGGAAGAGTTAAAAGCAAGCAAAATGAAGGAGCTTGTTTTGAAGAAGAGATTTGAACTGGATGAGATTTGTAGGAAGACACATTTGGTGGCAGAATCAGATAGTGCAGTGGAAATTGCTATTGCAGCAATTGAATCAG GAGCTGTTGACCCTGCTTGTGTTCTTGAACAAATCGAGGTTCAAATTGCAAAAGTGAAAGAGGAAGCATTCAGCAGGAAAGAAATTCTCGAAAAGGTTGAGAAGTGGTTGGCTGCATGTGAGGAGGAATGCTGGCTAGAGGAGTATAACAGG GATGAAAACCGATACAATGTTGGAAGAGGGGGTCATCTTATTTTGAAACGTGCTGAGAAAGCTCGTGTTTTGGTCAATAAACTTCCAG GAATGGTTGAGGCATTGGCTTCAAAAACCACAGCATGGGAGAATGAGAGAGGCATTGAGTTCATTTATGATGGT ATTCGTCTTCTTTCAATGCTTGAAGAGTATACTATTTTACGGCAGGAGAAAGAGCAAGAGCTCAAGAGGCAGAGG GACCAGAAGAAACTTCAAGGGCAATTAATAGCAGAACAGGAGGCACTTTTTGGTTCAAAACCTAGTCCAATGAAGCTCCAGAATGGAAAAAAGGGTCCGAGATTGTCAACTGGTGGAGCAAGCAATAGAAGGCTTTCTGTTGGAGGAACCATGATGCAAACTCCTAAAGCTAATCCTATTATCCCCATAAAAGCTACTCCTAATACACGTCAAGCCAAGAAGAGTGATCGCTTGCATCCAATTGACCAAATAAATCACCACCGAGATGATGCATTTGCAGCTTTAGCAGCTG TAAATGTTCGTGAAGTAGACTCACCTATGAAGAGGAAGCCCTTCTCGCCCATCTCTTCTACAGAATCATCCAAGTCCAATGCAACAAATTTGATAATGGAAGATTTGAACCGGAAGCAGAATGAGATGGCACAGAAAACACTAAGGAACAACACACAGTTTGCTACTCCAAAGAAAATATATGCTGCAGAGGAAGAGAATTGGACTCCTAAAGCAATGCCAATTCCTGTGCCCCCCACACCTGCAACAGTGTCTGTTCCAATGCAAACGGCAATGACCCCAGCTCCATTTAGTGGTAACCGAGTTGATGAGATTCCTGAAGAGATTGAATACTCGTTTGAAGAAATAAGATTTGGTTTCGTCCTTCCTAGAACCAATCTTAAGGAAGTAATACAAGTCTGA
- the LOC131300069 gene encoding AT-hook motif nuclear-localized protein 1-like translates to MEGEAGINSYGVTKKGEEAPGSFHVAPRIETPTQLTGSTVAPRIETPTQLTGSTVAPRIETPTQLTGSTAAVTAATPVSVVPAPVAVAAPPVGSGTKGKKKRGRPRKYAPDGSVLALSPMPISASIPLTGDYSAWKQGRGRPVDSFKKKHKLEFESPGGHVAYSVGANFTPHVITINAGEDVNMKIISFSQQGSRAICVLSANGAISNVTLRQPNSSGGTLTYEGRFEILSLTGSFMPTDSGGTKSISGGMSVSLAGPDGRVLGGGLAGLLIAAGPIQVVVGSFLSGHQQEQEQKPKKQKFERTLIFSPTAANHNSGQAIEGGYAATPIPIPIRVPSNLSTEKELSFSRAEPKDPSGQNCEVSC, encoded by the exons ATGGAGGGAGAAGCAGGGATTAACAGTTATGGGGTTACAAAAAAGGGGGAAGAAGCTCCAGGGAGCTTCCACGTGGCACCGAGGATCGAAACCCCGACCCAATTAACCGGATCAACGGTGGCGCCCAGGATCGAAACCCCCACCCAATTAACCGGATCAACGGTGGCGCCCAGGATCGAAACCCCCACCCAATTAACCGGATCAACGGCTGCAGTGACAGCGGCCACACCGGTAAGTGTGGTGCCGGCGCCAGTTGCTGTGGCAGCTCCACCAGTTGGTAGTGGTacaaaggggaagaagaagagggggagGCCAAGGAAATATGCACCAGATGGGTCAGTTCTAGCATTATCACCAATGCCGATATCAGCTTCTATTCCGTTGACTGGGGATTACTCAGCTTGGAAACAAGGTAGAGGGCGGCCTGTTGACTCATTCAAGAAGAAACATAAATTGGAGTTTGAGAGTCCAG gtggGCATGTAGCCTACTCTGTTGGTGCAAATTTCACACCTCATGTGATCACTATTAATGCTGGCGAG GATGTCAATATGAAGATCATTTCATTTTCCCAACAAGGATCTAGAGCTATTTGCGTTCTCTCAGCAAATGGTGCAATTTCCAATGTTACGCTTCGACAGCCTAATTCTTCTGGAGGTACTTTGACATATGAG GGTCGTTTCGAGATACTTTCCTTGACTGGATCTTTTATGCCTACTGATAGCGGTGGAACAAAAAGCATATCCGGTGGGATGAGTGTTTCTTTGGCAGGCCCTGATGGTCGTGTTTTGGGGGGAGGACTTGCTGGTCTTTTAATAGCTGCTGGCCCTATTCAG GTTGTAGTTGGCAGTTTTCTATCGGGTCATCAGCAGGAGCAAGAGCAGAAGCCCAAGAAGCAGAAGTTTGAGCGCACGCTGATTTTTTCCCCTACCGCTGCTAATCATAACTCTGGGCAAGCAATAGAAGGAGGCTACGCGGCTActccaatcccaatcccaatccgaGTTCCAAGTAATTTGTCCACTGAAAAAGAATTATCCTTCTCCCGAGCAGAACCTAAAGACCCAAGCGGACAAAATTGTGAGGTTTCTTGCTAA
- the LOC131300067 gene encoding K(+) efflux antiporter 5, which translates to MARVFTKPEAFGFRICLLSIMAFGAIARSDQDTRQRFYGDLSLNSTAPNSGDGSIAKMFDRVLEKEFSENDQPEGSDASSFNNSVAGQQAELETVAKITHEKGKGNETQKTNGTKSFQFQDVFSLENEGSDDVTTLIDKKDNVFVMSNKKSKYPVLQVDLRLISDLVVVIVSAAIGGIIFSCLGQPVIVGYLLAGSLIGPGGLKFISEMVQVETVAQFGVVFLLFALGLEFSLTKLKVVGPVAVLGGLLQIAVFMFLCGITALLCGAKLSEGIFVGCFLSMSSTAVVVKFLVERNSNNALHGQVTIGTLIFQDCAVGLLFALLPVLGGNSGISQGMISIGKLLLVLSVYLAVASILTWSFIPRFLKLMIRLSSQTNELYQLAAVAFCLLSAWCSDKLGLSLELGSFVAGVMISTTDFAQHTLDQVEPIRNLFAALFLSSIGMLIHVQFLWAHVDILLASVILVIVVKTTFSAVVTKAFGYSTRTSFLVGVLLAQVGEFAFVLLSRASNLHLVEGKMYLLLLGTTALSLVTTPLLFKLIPAMMHLGVLMHWFPSESGIQNEEKASMIEANRFL; encoded by the exons ATGGCGAGGGTTTTCACAAAACCAGAGGCCTTCGGATTTCGAATTTGTCTACTGTCGATTATGGCGTTTGGCGCCATTGCGAGATCTGATCAGGACACGAGGCAGAGATTTTACGGCGACCTCTCACTCAATTCGACGGCGCCAAACTCCGGCGACGGCAGCATCGCCAAGATGTTCGACCGCGTTCTTGAAAAGGAATTCTCCGAAAACGATCAGCCCGAAG GTTCTGATGCAAGCAGCTTCAACAATAGCGTTGCTGGTCAACAA GCTGAACTGGAGACCGTTGCTAAAATCACACATGAGAAGGGAAAAGGGAATGAAACTCAAAAGACAAA TGGTACAAAATCATTCCAGTTTCAAGATGTGTTTTCCCTAGAAAATGAAGGTTCTGACGACGTTACAACCTTGATAGACAAAAAG GATAATGTGTTTGTGATGTCaaacaaaaaatccaaataCCCAGTTCTTCAAGTAGATTTAAG GCTGATTTCAGACTTGGTCGTGGTTATAGTTTCTGCTGCCATTGGTggaatcatcttttcttgtctaGGACAACCG GTAATTGTTGGTTACCTTCTTGCTGGTTCACTCATCGGTCCTGGAGGTTTGAAATTCATCAGTGAAATGGTACAG GTTGAGACTGTTGCTCAGTTCGGAGTTGTCTTCCTTCTGTTTGCTTTAGGGCTGGAGTTTTCTTTGACAAAG TTAAAAGTTGTTGGTCCCGTTGCTGTTCTTGGAGGACTACTTCAAATAGCTGTATTTATGTTCCTGTGTGGCATAACTGCTTTG TTATGCGGCGCAAAACTATCGGAGGGTATATTTGTTGGCTGTTTCCTTTCTATGTCATCAACAGCGGTG GTTGTGAAGTTTCTGGTAGAACGGAACAGTAACAATGCTCTTCATGGTCAGGTTACCATCGGGACACTTATTTTTCAG GATTGTGCTGTTGGTTTACTATTTGCTTTGCTCCCAGTTCTTGGTGGTAATAGCGGCATTTCACAAGGAATGATCTCGATTGGGAAGCT GCTGCTGGTTTTGTCTGTATATCTAGCTGTGGCATCTATATTGACTTGGTCATTTATTCCTCGCTTTCTAAAGCTAATGATACGGTTATCATCTCAG ACAAATGAACTTTACCAGCTAGCTGCAGTGGCATTTTGCTTGTTATCTGCTTGG TGCAGTGACAAGCTCGGCCTTAGTCTTGAGTTGGGTTCATTTGTTGCTGGAGTTATGATATCAACCACTGATTTTGCGCAGCATACTCTAGACCAG GTGGAACCAATACGTAACCTATTTGCTGCTCTCTTCCTTTCAAGTATTGGGATGCTCATACATGTCCAGTTCCTGTGGGCCCATGTTGATATATTGCTGGCATCTGTTATTCTGGTTATTGTTGTTAAGACCACCTTTTCTGCTGTGGTTACTAAGGCCTTTGGTTATAGCACTAGGACATCGTTTCTC GTTGGAGTATTGCTTGCTCAGGTTGGAGAATTTGCTTTTGTTCTTTTAAGTCGTGCCTCAAATCTTCATCTTGTTGAG GGAAAAAtgtaccttcttcttcttggaaCAACAGCTCTTAGTCTG GTAACAACTCCGCTCCTTTTCAAGTTGATCCCTGCGATGATGCACTTGGGAGTTCTCAtgcactggttcccctcagagAGCGGCATTCAGAATGAG GAGAAAGCTTCCATGATCGAAGCTAACAGATTTTTGTGA